From a region of the Alnus glutinosa chromosome 1, dhAlnGlut1.1, whole genome shotgun sequence genome:
- the LOC133866800 gene encoding probable receptor-like protein kinase At5g18500, translated as MKICNSHLKSSNDPLSKESTCLELPVKEIYSATNDLSASNLIGQGIAGKVYKGILSNGQHVAVKHIINDEHVETFVREVTSLSYVRHPNLVALLGCCENEDECFLVYELCHNGNLSDWLFGKAKVLSWMQRIEIAIGSARGLWFLHTYAEGCIVHRDIKPANILINANFEAKLSDFGLSKVMEVDQSHVSSEVRGTFGYVDPEYRNNRHVNASGDVYSFGIVLLQLLSGQRVINLNRPMPLNKMAKSLTRGGDTREFVDPKLDGEYPVEAFALILKLALSCTGIKQQRPSIEQVVSRLEEALDISKQVKPLASCPTL; from the exons ATGAAAATCTGTAACAGTCACCTGAAAT CATCAAATGATCCACTCTCCAAGGAATCCACCTGTCTTGAGTTACCAGTTAAGGAAATTTATTCAGCAACAAACGATCTAAGTGCATCAAATTTAATTGGCCAAGGCATAGCTG GAAAGGTATACAAAGGCATTCTCTCAAATGGCCAGCATGTTGCAGTCAAGCATATAATCAACGACGAACATGTAGAGACATTTGTAAGGGAAGTCACGAGTCTTTCTTATGTCAGACATCCAAACCTTGTAGCATTGCTCGGCTGCTGTGAGAATGAAGATGAATGTTTCCTCGTTTATGAGCTGTGCCACAATGGGAACCTCTCAGACTGGCTGTTTG GTAAAGCTAAAGTTCTCTCATGGATGCAAAGAATTGAGATCGCAATTGGTAGTGCTAGGGGCCTCTGGTTTCTCCACACTTACGCAGAAGGCTGCATTGTTCACCGTGATATCAAG CCAGCGAACATCCTCATCAATGCTAACTTTGAAGCAAAACTCTCAGACTTTGGATTATCCAAAGTTATGGAAGTGGATCAGTCCCATGTGAGCTCAGAAGTGAGAGGGACATTCGGTTATGTTGATCCTGAATACCGTAACAACCGCCATGTAAATGCTTCAGGTGATGTTTACAGTTTTGGGATAGTGCTACTGCAGCTTCTCTCAGGGCAGAGGGTCATTAATTTAAATAGACCAATGCCTCTAAATAAAATG GCTAAGTCCCTCACAAGAGGTGGTGATACAAGAGAATTTGTTGACCCCAAACTTGATGGGGAGTACCCCGTGGAAGCCTTTGCCCTCATACTGAAGTTAGCATTGTCGTGCACAGGGATTAAGCAGCAAAGACCATCAATAGAGCAAGTGGTTTCAAGACTTGAAGAGGCACTCGATATCTCCAAGCAAGTCAAGCCACTTGCATCTTGTCCTACATTATAG
- the LOC133858409 gene encoding WAT1-related protein At5g40240-like produces MGYEDSLPFFGMLMVILIQVGNMEVSQVAMSAGMNKYVLAVYSNALSTLILLPLSFICCRSQRPRPVTFSILCRIFLLALIGCSGQILEYAGIQYSSPTLGTAMLNLIPAFTFILAIIFRMEKLEWSSSSSQAKLLGTIVSITGASVVTFYKGPPIMMTPSSSQLLLSPQSSWILGGILLTADAFSYSAWYIVQASILKIYPAVLVILFHMFFYYTILSAVFTLIIVRDPDAWRLRLDIGLVSILYTGVVSSVLRGSLSTWCLSRTGPLFCSMFKPVAIIFAVVVDVFLGDVLCLGSVIGAAITVVGFYAVMWGKAKEEKMYIDSGVVSFGSSSKKIPLLQNTE; encoded by the exons atgggATACGAGGATTCACTGCCTTTTTTTGGGATGTTAATGGTGATTTTGATTCAAGTTGGCAATATGGAAGTAAGCCAAGTAGCCATGTCCGCAGGGATGAACAAATATGTCCTTGCTGTATATTCCAATGCCCTCTCGACGCTCATCCTTCTCCCACTTTCCTTCATCTGCTGCAg GTCACAGCGTCCTCGGCCAGTAACTTTTTCCATTCTTTGCAGGATTTTCTTGCTTGCCCTGATTGG ATGTTCCGGACAGATACTAGAGTATGCTGGTATACAGTACAGCTCTCCCACGCTTGGTACAGCCATGCTCAACCTTATTCCCGCTTTTACCTTCATACTTGCCATCATTTTCAG GATGGAAAAACTAGAGTGGAGTAGCTCAAGCAGTCAGGCTAAACTTCTGGGTACCATAGTATCAATCACAGGAGCATCTGTTGTGACATTCTACAAGGGCCCACCAATCATGATGACACCCTCTTCTAGTCAACTTCTTCTGTCGCCACAATCAAGCTGGATCCTTGGAGGCATTTTGCTCACAGCCGATGCTTTTTCCTACTCTGCGTGGTATATAGTGCAG GCATCAATCCTTAAAATCTACCCAGCAGTGCTTGTCATATTATTTCACATGTTCTTTTACTACACCATTTTGTCTGCAGTATTCACTCTGATTATTGTCAGGGACCCAGATGCTTGGAGGTTAAGGCTTGACATTGGTTTGGTGTCTATATTATACACA GGAGTTGTTTCCTCTGTATTGCGTGGTAGCTTGAGTACATGGTGCCTGTCGAGGACTGGACCACTCTTTTGTTCTATGTTCAAGCCCGTGGCGATTATCTTTGCTGTTGTCGTGGATGTCTTTTTAGGAGATGTTCTATGTCTTGGAAG TGTGATTGGAGCAGCAATAACTGTAGTTGGATTTTATGCTGTGATGTGGGGGAAAGCCAAGGAAGAAAAGATGTACATAGACAGTGGGGTGGTGAGTTTTGGATCGTCCAGCAAAAAGATCCCTCTGTTGCAAAACACAGAATAG
- the LOC133866793 gene encoding U-box domain-containing protein 19, translated as MIHISNGSVRRILTFSAVHPCEAIAPATLLNSLINLAHAISDCKTKNFASNKRNARESVRQIGFLRVFLEELRKASPNLPDSVVLGLSELHLTFQKIRYLLEDCTREGARLWMLMNSERVADHFRILARAISTALDVIPLGAIEVSEEVKEYVELATRQARKARLEVEPADKAAMKRVISVLSLFENGIVPDRRDLNQVLDYLGIGSWSECNNEVKFLDSEIALEWLKDEKREVGILGSLMGFMTYCRCVLYDVVDGEQSDIGRRKSSTEVGLLSCLNPDDFRCPISLEFMTDPVTVSTGHTYDRSSIMKWFRAGNKTCPKTGQKLPNTELVPNLALYKLIEQHCSENGISVSNSGRRNRTASVSVETLAYERAMNMVAAFLAGMLEENNNSDRAAHEVRVLSKRSVLNRSCLMEAGIVPRLLRLLPCSSVQENAMAALLNLSKHPKSKAAIVENGGLELIVGVLNKGLSLHARQHAAGALFYLASIEEYRELVGEIPEAIPGLIELIGKGPDRGKKNALVSIFTLLMHHGNHSKVLAAGAVPALVNLLESGTDIEEFKVDSLAILAALAEKPDGTVAILRCRRALHWVVEVLESSVASRAGKEHCVSLLLALCMNGGAEVVAPLVESSSLMRSLYNLYSLLGQEGSSRASKKASALIRVLHEFFERRPSGSASPILPRERFVHVW; from the coding sequence ATGATCCATATATCTAACGGGTCGGTTCGCCGGATTCTGACGTTTTCGGCGGTTCATCCGTGCGAGGCTATCGCTCCAGCGACGCTCCTCAACTCCTTAATCAATCTCGCGCACGCTATTTCCGATTGCAAAACCAAAAACTTCGCCAGCAACAAGCGAAATGCGCGCGAGTCGGTTCGCCAAATTGGATTCCTCCGAGTTTTTCTGGAGGAGCTCCGAAAGGCGAGTCCGAATCTTCCGGATTCGGTGGTGCTGGGTCTCTCGGAGCTCCACCTGACCTTCCAGAAGATTCGGTACCTGTTGGAAGACTGTACCCGCGAAGGCGCTCGGCTATGGATGCTAATGAACTCGGAGCGCGTGGCGGACCACTTTCGGATCCTGGCCCGAGCGATCTCAACGGCTCTGGATGTCATTCCACTGGGTGCAATCGAGGTCTCGGAGGAAGTTAAGGAATACGTTGAATTGGCAACGAGGCAAGCCCGAAAAGCAAGGTTAGAGGTTGAACCGGCCGATAAGGCCGCCATGAAACGTGTTATCTCGGTTCTGAGTTTATTCGAAAATGGGATTGTTCCGGATCGGAGAGACTTGAATCAGGTTCTCGATTATCTGGGAATCGGAAGCTGGAGCGAGTGTAACAATGAGGTTAAGTTCTTGGACTCGGAAATCGCATTGGAGTGGCTAAAGGACGAAAAGCGAGAGGTGGGGATTCTCGGCAGTCTAATGGGGTTCATGACCTATTGCCGGTGCGTGTTGTACGACGTCGTCGACGGCGAACAATCCGATATCGGCAGAAGAAAAAGCAGCACTGAGGTGGGACTGCTGAGTTGCCTCAACCCGGACGATTTTCGGTGTCCGATCTCTCTCGAGTTCATGACCGATCCGGTGACGGTATCGACGGGGCACACCTACGATCGTTCTTCGATTATGAAATGGTTCAGAGCGGGGAACAAGACCTGTCCCAAGACGGGTCAAAAGCTACCCAATACAGAGCTGGTTCCGAATTTGGCACTGTATAAGCTGATTGAGCAACACTGTTCCGAAAATGGGATATCGGTTTCCAATTCGGGTCGCAGGAATCGGACTGCTTCGGTTTCGGTGGAGACTTTGGCCTACGAAAGAGCTATGAACATGGTGGCCGCTTTCCTCGCTGGGATgcttgaagaaaacaacaacagcGACAGGGCTGCGCACGAGGTCCGGGTTCTTTCGAAGAGGAGCGTTTTGAACCGGTCTTGTTTAATGGAAGCCGGTATTGTTCCTCGTTTGTTAAGGTTGTTGCCTTGTTCTTCGGTCCAGGAGAACGCTATGGCGGCTCTTTTGAACCTCTCGAAGCATCCGAAAAGCAAAGCTGCGATCGTCGAGAATGGGGGATTGGAACTGATTGTTGGTGTGCTAAACAAGGGATTAAGCCTACATGCTAGGCAGCACGCTGCCGGTGCGCTTTTCTACCTCGCTTCGATCGAGGAGTACCGGGAATTGGTCGGTGAAATCCCAGAGGCCATTCCGGGTTTGATAGAGCTGATTGGGAAGGGTCCCGATCGTGGGAAAAAGAACGCGTTGGTTTCCATCTTCACGCTTCTTATGCACCATGGGAATCACTCTAAGGTGCTTGCAGCTGGGGCAGTGCCTGCGCTGGTTAATCTTTTGGAGTCTGGTACTGATATAGAAGAATTTAAGGTTGATTCTCTGGCAATACTAGCAGCTCTGGCGGAGAAACCCGATGGAACTGTCGCGATTCTGCGTTGTCGCAGAGCTTTGCATTGGGTTGTGGAGGTTCTCGAGTCCTCTGTTGCTTCAAGGGCGGGGAAGGAGCACTGTGTGTCTTTGTTGCTGGCTCTTTGCATGAACGGCGGGGCAGAGGTGGTTGCTCCTTTGGTGGAGAGCTCTTCTCTCATGagatcattgtataatttgtatTCTTTACTCGGCCAAGAAGGCTCGTCTCGAGCAAGCAAGAAGGCCAGTGCTCTCATCAGGGTTCTCCACGAGTTTTTTGAAAGGAGACCCTCTGGCTCAGCCAGTCCCATTCTTCCACGAGAACGATTTGTTCACGTATGGTAa
- the LOC133858527 gene encoding uncharacterized protein LOC133858527 — protein MAKQFLGFLCPNRRKHREPHFISVFVFVITTVNFVLSQTSVADCILNIQSSSSSNSSSCEASNWGGFINSCCGVVFDEYLHGLGRLANKTGQIYLNPKEQRNCLTSKKSIEENISACGIEKLTSGGGAGGCSDYTVTDVIGKLGSRMKNLGEDCGLLGLDGTSGQACSECFGRWEEIGTASDNGRNLMKVEANVCRFAVLVTLTSSRIDDEKWVRAVYDCLGGQGHLSLDEEGGTSSDAVKGSTSSDDFKSSTGLPILIIGIVGIAVIVYHSNMPLV, from the exons ATGGCCAAGCAATTTCTGGGTTTCCTTTGTCCTAATCGACGCAAGCATCGAGAACCCCACTTCATATCAGTTTTTGTTTTCGTGATCACAACCGTAAACTTTGTGCTTTCTCAAACTTCAGTTGCTGATTGCATCCTCAATATTCAATCCTCATCGTCTTCGAACAGCTCAAGCTGTGAAGCGAGCAATTGGGGTGGGTTCATCAACAGCTGTTGCGGGGTAGTTTTTGATGAGTACCTACATGGATTAGGGCGGCTAGCCAACAAAACCGGACAGATATACTTGAATCCCAAAGAACAGAGAAACTGCCTGACTTCAAAGAAGAGTATAGAAGAAAACATTTCGGCCTGTGGCATTGAAAAGTTAACCAGTGGAGGTGGAGCTGGCGGCTGCTCTGACTACACTGTCACAGATGTTATTGGTAAGTTAGGAAGTAGGATGAAAAATTTAGGCGAAGACTGTGGACTTTTGGGTTTAGATGGAACATCAGGTCAGGCTTGCAGTGAATGTTTTGGAAGGTGGGAAGAGATAGGTACAGCATCAGATAATGGAAGAAATTTGATGAAGGTTGAAGCCAATGTTTGCAGGTTTGCAGTATTGGTAACATTAACAAGTAGTAGGATTGACGATGAGAAATGGGTCCGCGCAGTTTATGACTGCCTTGGAGGGCAGGGTCACCTTTCCTTAG ATGAAGAGGGAGGCACATCTAGTGATGCTGTCAAGGGAAGCACATCTAGTGATGATTTCAAGTCCAGCACAG GTCTACCAATTCTAATTATTGGAATAGTGGGAATTGCAGTAATAGTTTATCATAGCAACATGCCTCTTGTTTAG